In the genome of Cupriavidus taiwanensis, one region contains:
- a CDS encoding DUF421 domain-containing protein: protein MDFSIDWREALFFTVSPLETIVRGTVMYWSLFLLFRFVVRRDIGSMGIADLLLIVIVADAAQNGMAGKGEGVADAVLLVITLIAWNRLIDFLAYKYPGFQRFAEARKVLLVRDGVKLHENMRRENITDEELEAKYRQHGVDSIEGVKALYLEADGKVSVIKKE from the coding sequence ATGGACTTTTCTATCGACTGGCGTGAAGCGCTCTTCTTCACCGTCTCGCCGCTCGAAACCATCGTGCGCGGCACGGTCATGTACTGGTCGCTGTTCCTGCTGTTCCGCTTCGTGGTGCGGCGCGACATCGGCTCGATGGGCATCGCCGACCTGCTGCTGATTGTCATCGTCGCCGACGCGGCGCAGAACGGCATGGCGGGCAAGGGCGAAGGCGTGGCCGACGCCGTGCTGCTGGTGATCACGCTGATCGCCTGGAACCGGCTGATCGACTTCCTCGCCTACAAATACCCGGGCTTCCAGCGCTTTGCCGAAGCCAGGAAGGTGCTGCTGGTGCGCGACGGCGTCAAACTGCACGAGAACATGCGGCGCGAGAACATCACCGACGAGGAACTCGAGGCCAAGTACCGCCAGCATGGCGTCGATTCCATCGAAGGCGTCAAGGCGCTCTACCTGGAAGCCGATGGCAAGGTCAGCGTGATCAAGAAGGAGTAG
- a CDS encoding recombinase-like helix-turn-helix domain-containing protein, whose translation MESLSYNPNLVPWERPAPNNVAGKGHIERPGKVANIVWQTRASAPSAYENALGDALEAAFEGGAQNPQDIVRACNAAGFLTVDSQPWTEERFLSEMRRLGA comes from the coding sequence ATGGAAAGCCTCTCGTACAACCCGAACCTGGTGCCCTGGGAGCGTCCGGCGCCGAACAACGTGGCGGGCAAGGGCCATATCGAGCGACCCGGCAAGGTCGCCAACATCGTCTGGCAGACCCGCGCCAGCGCCCCGAGCGCTTATGAGAACGCGCTGGGCGACGCGCTCGAAGCTGCCTTCGAGGGCGGCGCGCAGAACCCGCAGGACATCGTGCGCGCGTGCAACGCCGCCGGCTTCCTGACCGTCGACAGCCAGCCCTGGACCGAAGAGCGCTTCCTGTCGGAAATGCGCCGCCTGGGCGCCTGA
- a CDS encoding cupin domain-containing protein, whose translation MSDLSQQQNIKRSWDQPDGASFDQWMESRVARFSTRKYDWDALKFQADYDPKYRRAQMRYLGTGGTGVAADTNTVPSEHFTFSTMIIPAGHEGPSHLHTDVEEVFFILRGKIKLILEKDGERFETILTDRDLVSVPPGVYREEINIGEEDALMCVMLGAKKPITPTYPPEHPLTKIKR comes from the coding sequence ATGAGCGATCTTTCCCAACAGCAAAACATCAAGCGTTCCTGGGACCAGCCGGACGGCGCCTCGTTCGACCAGTGGATGGAAAGCCGGGTGGCGCGCTTCTCCACGCGCAAGTACGACTGGGACGCGCTGAAGTTCCAGGCCGACTACGACCCCAAGTACCGCCGCGCGCAGATGCGCTACCTGGGCACCGGCGGCACCGGCGTGGCCGCGGACACCAACACCGTGCCGTCGGAGCACTTCACCTTCTCCACCATGATCATCCCGGCCGGCCATGAAGGCCCGTCGCACCTGCACACCGACGTGGAAGAGGTGTTCTTCATCCTGCGCGGCAAGATCAAGCTGATTCTTGAAAAGGATGGCGAGCGCTTCGAGACCATCCTGACCGACCGCGACCTGGTCTCGGTGCCGCCGGGCGTGTACCGCGAGGAAATCAATATCGGCGAGGAAGACGCGCTGATGTGCGTGATGCTCGGCGCCAAGAAGCCGATCACGCCGACCTACCCGCCCGAGCATCCGCTGACGAAGATCAAGCGCTGA
- a CDS encoding aromatic ring-hydroxylating dioxygenase subunit alpha, with amino-acid sequence MESNKQARAEARLNTGLRNYWYPVAASWAVSHAPIGITRLSQNIVLWRDGAGQVHALEDRCPHRGARLSMGWNLGDRVACWYHGVEVGGDGRVKSVPAVESCPLEGRTCVRSYPVQERAGAIFLWFGDQAPQGEGSPDELRLPEELVSEEHSNFLCVAHWDCNYRYAIDNVMDPMHGAYLHAVSHSMASGEKSAVMQIRETEHGLVFEKTGQRGVNFDWVEFGETGTLWLRLAIPYRAKVGPGGPFGIVGMATPVDEDHCMVFFWRTRQVQGWERDVWRFLYRNRLEQLHWDVLEQDRVVLEMMAPNARDHEMLYQHDAGITRVRRLLKRRAEQEVADEPVAMLKPAGAASHA; translated from the coding sequence ATGGAATCGAACAAGCAAGCCCGCGCCGAAGCCCGCCTCAACACCGGCCTGCGCAACTACTGGTACCCCGTCGCCGCCTCGTGGGCCGTGTCCCATGCCCCGATCGGCATCACCCGCCTGAGCCAGAACATCGTGCTGTGGCGCGATGGCGCCGGCCAGGTCCACGCGCTCGAAGACCGCTGCCCGCACCGCGGCGCGCGCCTGTCGATGGGCTGGAATCTGGGCGACCGCGTCGCCTGCTGGTACCACGGCGTGGAAGTCGGCGGCGACGGCCGGGTCAAGAGCGTGCCGGCGGTGGAAAGCTGCCCGCTGGAAGGCCGCACCTGCGTGCGCAGCTATCCGGTGCAGGAAAGGGCCGGCGCGATCTTCCTGTGGTTCGGCGACCAGGCCCCGCAAGGCGAGGGCAGTCCCGACGAACTGCGCCTGCCGGAAGAACTGGTCAGCGAGGAACACAGCAACTTCCTGTGCGTGGCGCACTGGGACTGCAACTACCGCTATGCCATCGACAACGTGATGGACCCGATGCACGGCGCCTACCTGCACGCGGTGTCGCACTCGATGGCCTCCGGCGAGAAGTCCGCCGTGATGCAGATCCGCGAGACCGAGCATGGCCTGGTGTTCGAGAAGACCGGCCAGCGCGGCGTCAACTTCGACTGGGTGGAATTCGGCGAGACCGGCACGCTGTGGCTGCGCCTGGCGATCCCGTACCGCGCCAAGGTCGGCCCCGGCGGCCCGTTCGGCATCGTCGGCATGGCCACGCCGGTGGATGAAGACCACTGCATGGTGTTCTTCTGGCGTACCCGCCAGGTGCAGGGCTGGGAACGCGACGTGTGGCGCTTCCTGTATCGCAACCGCCTGGAGCAGCTGCACTGGGACGTGCTGGAGCAGGACCGCGTGGTGCTGGAAATGATGGCCCCGAACGCCCGCGACCACGAGATGCTGTACCAGCACGACGCCGGCATCACCCGCGTGCGCCGCCTGCTCAAGCGCCGCGCCGAGCAGGAAGTCGCCGACGAGCCGGTTGCCATGCTGAAGCCCGCCGGAGCCGCCAGCCATGCCTGA
- a CDS encoding alpha/beta fold hydrolase, whose protein sequence is MEQNQRQTHAEPDRGVLDALDSGFAQRVAQVDGARVAYRCGGGSGPVVVLLHGISSGAASWLPCASLLAAHARVIAWDAPGYGDSSPLAQARPLAADYARRLEGLLAALGVQPALVVGHSLGALMAAAYAATARALPDRLLLLSVAQGYGAPGKEAQASAVASQRLEALASLGVDGLAQRGPARLLSEAADAGAQAWVRWNMRRLNPDGYRQAVAMLCGDDIDAYLARRPDRLPTQIACGGRDIVTTPPACAALAERFDLPFSLIPDAGHACYIDQAAATARLIRSALPAGQ, encoded by the coding sequence ATGGAACAAAATCAGCGTCAGACGCATGCCGAACCGGACCGTGGCGTGCTGGACGCCCTGGACAGCGGCTTTGCCCAGCGCGTGGCGCAGGTGGATGGCGCGCGCGTGGCCTACCGCTGCGGCGGCGGCTCCGGTCCGGTGGTGGTGCTGCTGCATGGCATCAGCTCCGGGGCGGCGTCGTGGCTGCCCTGCGCCAGCCTGCTCGCCGCGCATGCGCGCGTGATCGCATGGGACGCGCCGGGCTACGGCGATTCCTCGCCGCTGGCGCAGGCCCGGCCGCTGGCCGCGGACTATGCGCGGCGGCTCGAGGGCCTGCTGGCGGCGCTCGGCGTGCAGCCGGCGCTGGTAGTCGGGCATTCGCTGGGTGCGCTGATGGCGGCCGCCTATGCCGCCACCGCGCGCGCGCTACCAGATCGCCTGCTGCTGCTGAGCGTGGCGCAAGGCTACGGCGCGCCTGGCAAGGAGGCGCAGGCCAGCGCGGTGGCAAGCCAGCGCCTGGAGGCGCTGGCGTCGCTGGGCGTCGACGGGCTGGCGCAGCGGGGCCCGGCCCGGCTGCTCAGCGAAGCGGCCGATGCGGGCGCGCAGGCCTGGGTGCGCTGGAACATGCGGCGGCTGAACCCGGACGGCTATCGCCAGGCGGTGGCGATGCTGTGCGGCGACGACATCGATGCCTACCTGGCGCGGCGCCCCGACCGGCTGCCGACGCAGATCGCCTGCGGCGGCCGCGATATCGTCACCACGCCGCCCGCCTGCGCGGCGCTGGCAGAACGCTTCGACCTGCCGTTCTCGCTGATCCCGGATGCCGGGCACGCCTGCTATATCGACCAGGCCGCCGCCACGGCGCGGCTGATCCGTTCGGCCCTGCCGGCCGGCCAGTAA
- a CDS encoding fatty acid--CoA ligase, which produces MDFSYLTTLPHAVRHFARLRPEAVAYSFEGRQTTYAEFERNTDRVAQALLAEGVRAGDRIAYVGKNSDHYFELLLGAGKTGAVMAPASWRLAPPEVEFILAHCDAVVLFVGAESAAMVRNLLPALPLVRKVVVMEPCAGQGDSPCYTDWRDAHPATPPDHEPAAHDVVLQLYTSGTTGRPKGAMLTHRNLTIGTEVSEREHLAWSHWVADDISLVAMPVAHIGGSGWGLRNLLSGAKGVVAREFDPRAVLDFIEHERVSKLFLVPAAMQIVLRDPRARQVDYSRLKYLLYGAAPIPAALLREGIEVFGCGFVQQYGMTETTGTIVALPPEDHTTDEVPRMRAAGKALPGVELKVVDYEGRQLAPGEVGEVVVRSQHNMAGYWKQPEETARTIDADGWLRTGDAGYMDAEGYLYIHDRVKDMIISGGENVYPAEVESAIYGHPQVADVAVIGVPDEKWGEAVKAIVVLKPGQAADRDAILAWTRQRVAGFKVPKSIEFVEALPRNPSGKLLRRKLREPFWEGMNRQVN; this is translated from the coding sequence ATGGATTTCAGCTATCTGACGACGCTGCCTCACGCGGTGCGCCATTTCGCGCGCCTGCGGCCGGAGGCGGTGGCGTATTCGTTCGAAGGCCGGCAGACCACCTACGCCGAATTCGAGCGCAACACGGACCGCGTGGCGCAGGCCCTGCTGGCCGAAGGCGTGCGCGCGGGCGATCGCATCGCCTATGTCGGCAAGAACAGCGACCACTATTTCGAGCTGCTGCTGGGCGCGGGCAAGACCGGCGCGGTGATGGCGCCGGCCAGCTGGCGCCTGGCGCCGCCCGAGGTCGAGTTCATCCTCGCGCATTGCGATGCCGTGGTGCTGTTTGTCGGCGCCGAGTCGGCGGCGATGGTGCGCAACCTGCTGCCGGCGCTGCCGCTGGTGCGCAAGGTGGTGGTGATGGAGCCGTGCGCCGGGCAGGGCGACTCGCCGTGCTACACCGACTGGCGCGACGCGCATCCGGCCACGCCGCCCGACCATGAGCCGGCCGCGCACGACGTGGTGCTGCAGCTCTACACATCGGGCACCACCGGCCGGCCCAAGGGGGCGATGCTGACGCACCGCAACCTGACCATCGGCACCGAGGTCAGCGAGCGCGAACACCTGGCGTGGTCACATTGGGTGGCCGACGATATTTCGCTGGTGGCGATGCCGGTGGCGCATATCGGCGGCTCCGGCTGGGGCCTGCGCAACCTGCTGTCGGGCGCCAAGGGCGTGGTCGCGCGCGAGTTCGATCCGCGCGCGGTGCTCGACTTTATCGAGCACGAGCGCGTCAGCAAGCTGTTCCTGGTGCCGGCCGCGATGCAGATCGTGCTGCGCGACCCGCGCGCGCGCCAGGTCGACTATTCGCGCCTGAAGTACCTGCTGTACGGCGCCGCGCCGATTCCTGCGGCGCTGCTGCGCGAAGGCATCGAAGTGTTCGGCTGCGGCTTCGTGCAGCAGTACGGCATGACCGAGACCACCGGCACCATCGTCGCGCTGCCGCCCGAGGACCACACCACCGACGAGGTGCCGCGCATGCGCGCCGCGGGCAAGGCGCTGCCGGGGGTCGAGCTGAAGGTGGTGGATTACGAAGGGCGCCAGCTGGCACCGGGCGAGGTCGGCGAAGTGGTGGTGCGCTCGCAGCACAACATGGCCGGCTACTGGAAGCAGCCCGAGGAGACCGCGCGCACCATCGACGCCGACGGCTGGCTGCGCACCGGCGACGCCGGCTACATGGATGCCGAGGGCTACCTGTACATCCACGACCGCGTCAAGGACATGATCATCAGCGGCGGCGAGAACGTCTATCCGGCCGAGGTGGAAAGCGCCATCTACGGCCATCCGCAGGTGGCCGACGTGGCCGTGATCGGCGTGCCGGACGAGAAGTGGGGCGAGGCGGTCAAGGCCATCGTCGTGCTCAAGCCGGGGCAGGCGGCCGACCGCGATGCCATCCTCGCCTGGACGCGCCAGCGGGTGGCGGGCTTCAAGGTGCCGAAGAGCATCGAGTTCGTCGAGGCGCTGCCGCGCAACCCGTCGGGCAAGCTGCTGCGCCGCAAGCTGCGCGAGCCGTTCTGGGAAGGCATGAACCGGCAGGTGAACTGA
- a CDS encoding SDR family oxidoreductase, producing MPEAIKHNPLLAGRKVLVTGAARGLGLAFARSLAEAGASVAMADILAERLQQEADALRARGLKVVPVTLDLSDPASVQACADAAVKALGGLDGLVNNAAVTDSGGRDASAIDIATWDRVMNVNVRGTWLMTAACLPALRASGRGAVVNLASDTPLWGAPNLLAYVASKSAIIGMTRSLARELGRDQITVNAVAPGLTLVEATEYVPQHRHDLYREQRAISREQLPEDVCGAVLFALSDLARFVTGQTLAVNGGFVMH from the coding sequence ATGCCTGAAGCCATCAAGCACAACCCGCTGCTGGCGGGCCGCAAGGTGCTGGTCACCGGCGCCGCGCGCGGCCTGGGCCTGGCCTTCGCCCGGTCGCTGGCCGAAGCCGGCGCCAGCGTGGCCATGGCCGATATCCTGGCCGAACGCCTGCAGCAGGAGGCCGACGCACTGCGCGCCCGCGGCCTGAAGGTGGTGCCGGTCACGCTGGACCTGTCGGATCCCGCCTCGGTGCAGGCTTGCGCCGACGCCGCGGTGAAGGCACTGGGCGGCCTCGACGGCCTGGTCAACAACGCTGCCGTGACCGACTCCGGCGGCCGCGACGCCAGCGCCATCGACATTGCCACCTGGGACCGCGTGATGAACGTCAACGTGCGGGGCACCTGGCTGATGACTGCCGCCTGCCTGCCGGCGCTGCGCGCCAGCGGCCGTGGCGCGGTGGTCAACCTGGCCTCTGACACGCCGCTGTGGGGCGCGCCCAACCTGCTCGCCTACGTGGCCAGCAAGAGCGCCATCATCGGCATGACCCGTTCGCTGGCACGCGAGCTGGGCCGCGACCAGATCACGGTCAACGCCGTGGCGCCGGGCCTGACGCTGGTCGAAGCCACCGAGTACGTGCCCCAGCACCGGCACGACCTGTACCGCGAGCAACGCGCGATCTCGCGCGAGCAACTGCCTGAGGACGTCTGCGGCGCGGTGCTGTTCGCGCTGTCTGACCTCGCCCGGTTCGTGACCGGGCAGACGCTGGCGGTCAACGGCGGCTTCGTCATGCATTGA
- a CDS encoding SDR family NAD(P)-dependent oxidoreductase: MELNASVSAVVTGGASGLGAATARALAAQGVRVALFDLNAEKGEALARELGGVFCQVNVTSEAEVEAGFAKARAAIGQERILVNCAGTGNAIKTASRSKEAPDQIKHFPSDAFERIIQINLIGTFRCIARSAAGMLTLDTAGGERGVIINTASVAAQDGQMGQAAYSASKAAVVGMTLPIARDLAGEGIRVNTILPGIFNTPLLQGAAENVKAALAASVPFPKRLGQPEEFASLAVEMCRNGYFNGESVRLDGAIRMAPR, translated from the coding sequence ATGGAACTCAATGCATCGGTATCGGCAGTAGTGACGGGCGGCGCTTCGGGACTGGGCGCGGCGACCGCGCGGGCGCTGGCGGCACAGGGCGTGCGCGTGGCACTGTTCGACCTGAACGCCGAGAAGGGCGAGGCGCTGGCGCGTGAACTCGGCGGCGTGTTCTGCCAGGTCAACGTGACCTCCGAGGCCGAGGTCGAGGCCGGCTTTGCCAAGGCACGCGCCGCCATCGGCCAGGAGCGCATCCTGGTCAACTGCGCCGGCACCGGCAATGCGATCAAGACCGCCTCGCGCTCCAAGGAGGCGCCGGACCAGATCAAGCATTTCCCGTCCGATGCCTTCGAGCGCATCATCCAGATCAACCTGATCGGCACCTTCCGCTGCATCGCGCGTTCGGCCGCCGGCATGCTGACGCTGGACACCGCGGGCGGCGAGCGCGGCGTGATCATCAACACCGCGTCGGTGGCGGCGCAGGACGGCCAGATGGGGCAGGCGGCGTACTCGGCGTCGAAGGCGGCCGTGGTAGGCATGACGCTGCCGATCGCGCGCGACCTGGCGGGCGAGGGCATCCGCGTCAACACCATCCTGCCGGGCATCTTCAATACGCCGCTGCTGCAGGGCGCGGCCGAGAACGTCAAGGCCGCGCTGGCCGCCTCGGTGCCGTTCCCCAAGCGCCTGGGGCAGCCGGAAGAGTTTGCCTCGCTGGCCGTCGAGATGTGCCGCAACGGCTATTTCAACGGCGAGTCGGTGCGCCTGGATGGCGCCATCCGCATGGCGCCGCGCTAA
- a CDS encoding porin, which produces MKLARTAAALLAASPLLASAQSAQSSVTLYGVIDSGVEYVSNVGANGDGLVRMPNNTATVPSRWGIRGTEDLGGGLKGLFVLESGFSPDSGSANQGGRLFGRQALVGLSNPYGQLSFGRQYTMLFWAILDSDILGPNVYGSGSLDSYLPNTRADNAVAYKANFNGFVVGATYSFGRDAVNAGPSPAGTNCAGENPADKKACREWSAMVGYDNKTWGVIAAYDSQRGGPGAFGGLTSSNLTDDRLSLGGYMLLKNTKLGAGWIRRDNEGSPTPVSDLYYAGVSHDITPAVNLAGQVYFLNYHGSDNQAMLYALRATYSFSKRTSVYATAGFINNGGQLAMSVSGGSPGSAPRPGENQWGSMLGIKHIF; this is translated from the coding sequence ATGAAACTTGCACGAACCGCCGCGGCGCTGCTTGCGGCCTCCCCCCTGCTGGCCTCGGCGCAATCGGCGCAATCGTCGGTGACGCTGTACGGCGTGATCGACAGCGGCGTCGAGTACGTGAGCAATGTCGGCGCCAACGGCGACGGCCTGGTGCGCATGCCCAACAACACCGCCACGGTGCCGTCGCGCTGGGGTATCCGTGGCACGGAAGACCTCGGCGGCGGGCTGAAGGGCCTGTTCGTGCTGGAATCGGGCTTCTCGCCGGACAGCGGCAGCGCCAACCAGGGCGGCCGCCTGTTCGGGCGCCAGGCGCTGGTGGGCCTGAGCAACCCCTACGGCCAACTGTCGTTCGGCCGCCAGTACACCATGCTGTTCTGGGCCATCCTGGACAGCGATATCCTGGGACCCAACGTCTACGGCTCCGGCTCGCTGGACAGCTACCTGCCCAATACGCGCGCCGACAACGCGGTCGCGTACAAGGCTAACTTCAACGGTTTCGTCGTCGGCGCCACCTACAGCTTCGGGCGCGACGCGGTCAACGCCGGGCCCAGTCCAGCCGGCACCAACTGCGCGGGCGAGAACCCCGCCGACAAGAAGGCGTGCCGCGAATGGTCGGCCATGGTCGGCTACGACAACAAGACCTGGGGCGTGATCGCGGCGTACGACTCGCAGCGCGGTGGCCCCGGCGCCTTCGGCGGCCTGACCAGCAGCAACCTGACCGATGACCGCCTGTCGCTGGGCGGCTACATGCTGCTGAAGAACACCAAGCTCGGCGCCGGCTGGATCCGCCGCGACAACGAGGGCAGCCCGACGCCGGTCAGCGACCTGTACTACGCCGGCGTCTCGCACGACATCACGCCCGCAGTCAATCTGGCCGGGCAGGTGTACTTCCTGAATTACCACGGCAGCGACAACCAGGCCATGCTGTACGCGCTGCGCGCGACCTACAGTTTCAGCAAGCGCACCTCGGTCTATGCCACCGCGGGCTTTATCAACAACGGCGGCCAGCTTGCCATGTCGGTCAGCGGCGGCTCGCCCGGTTCCGCCCCGCGTCCGGGCGAGAACCAGTGGGGCTCGATGCTCGGCATCAAGCACATTTTCTGA
- a CDS encoding Bug family tripartite tricarboxylate transporter substrate binding protein, whose product MKSARRHLLATLAAATLAPAALLGAGSALAQGSYPSKPVTIVVAYPAGGDVDVLARMLAEKLAPRLKQSVVVENRTGAAGTIGSAYVARANPDGHTLLLAPNTVAIAPLVLRAGTGASYDVQQDFTPISQIGTQSLFVVVNKGTGITKVSDLVARAKAGKVETYATPGNGSPMHIMGELFNKSAGIKISQVPYRGLAPAIVDVIGGQVPVTYITYGAISQYVGNGSLVPLAVADQKRSPFAPNVPTLAELGYKDVEIGAWQALLGPKNMPPEVVRTLNAHVNEILKMPDVVARMATIAVTPSGGEPAVLSRLIASDTSRYTKVVKEFGIQAD is encoded by the coding sequence ATGAAGTCCGCACGACGCCACCTCCTGGCCACGCTGGCCGCCGCCACGCTCGCTCCCGCCGCCTTGCTGGGCGCCGGCAGCGCGCTGGCCCAGGGTTCATACCCGAGCAAGCCCGTCACCATCGTCGTCGCTTACCCCGCCGGCGGCGACGTCGACGTGCTGGCGCGCATGCTGGCCGAAAAGCTCGCCCCGCGCCTGAAGCAATCCGTGGTGGTGGAAAACCGCACCGGCGCCGCCGGCACCATCGGCAGCGCCTACGTGGCGCGCGCCAACCCGGACGGCCACACGCTGCTGCTCGCGCCCAACACCGTCGCCATCGCGCCGCTGGTGCTGCGCGCCGGCACCGGCGCCAGCTACGACGTGCAGCAGGACTTCACGCCGATCAGCCAGATCGGCACGCAGTCGCTGTTCGTGGTGGTCAACAAGGGCACCGGCATCACCAAGGTCAGCGACCTGGTCGCGCGCGCCAAGGCCGGCAAGGTCGAGACCTATGCCACCCCGGGCAACGGCTCGCCGATGCACATCATGGGCGAGCTGTTCAACAAGTCCGCCGGCATCAAGATCAGCCAGGTGCCATACCGCGGCCTGGCGCCCGCCATCGTCGACGTGATCGGCGGCCAGGTGCCGGTCACCTACATCACCTACGGCGCGATTTCGCAATACGTCGGCAACGGCAGCCTGGTGCCGCTGGCGGTGGCCGACCAGAAACGCTCGCCGTTCGCGCCCAACGTGCCGACGCTGGCCGAACTCGGCTACAAGGATGTCGAGATCGGCGCCTGGCAGGCGCTGCTGGGGCCGAAGAACATGCCGCCCGAGGTGGTGCGCACGCTCAACGCGCACGTCAACGAGATCCTGAAGATGCCCGACGTGGTGGCGCGCATGGCCACCATCGCCGTCACGCCATCCGGCGGCGAGCCGGCCGTTCTGTCCAGGCTGATCGCCAGCGATACCTCGCGCTACACCAAGGTCGTGAAGGAGTTCGGCATCCAGGCCGACTGA